In the genome of Candidatus Omnitrophota bacterium, the window TCGAGCAAATCGATCGGGAAAACCAATCGAAAATTTGGTTGTTCAACGCGGTTCGCGAAGCGATAAGCGAAGGCGAATCGCGCAATCAAGCGCTGACAAAAGCGGACGATCCGTTTTCCTGTCTCATGCTTCGTTTGGATTGATCGGGATTCCGTTTGCGACGATCGGAGAAATGGCGGAGCCATCCGCCGTTTCGTTTTGATCCCCCCTGCCGAGGAAAGGATCTCGGCGATTGCAGAAAGTAAAACCCTGCCGCCCCGCCACATCAGGGCTTTTTCTTTTGGATGCGATAAACGCAGGCCTTCTCGGTTTGGACGAGATGCTCCAATCTCTCGACCGGACAATTCAACAGTTGGCGGTACAATTCCAACTCATTGCGGCAAATTTCTGGGTAATTCTCCGCCACGCAATGAATCGGGCAATTGTGTTCTTTCAAGATAAAATAATTCTCTTCCTCTTCCATCTCCGCCATATAGCCCTCTTCCTCGCGCAAATGCGTAAGGGTCTCGACCTTCTTTTTTAAATCGTCGCCATTAAGAAGAGGAGCGTATTTCTTCAGTAGTTTTTCCCGGCGGTAGTTGAGGACTTTTCCGATTTTATCCCGGCCATCCAATTCTTCCAAATTCCGCAGAAGATCCACAATGAAATTGGAATAACTTTGGGGGAAAAATAGATCCGATTTTTCCGACAGTTTAAAATAAAGGGCTGGACGTCCGGCTTTCTGCCGCACGAATTCCGACTCGATGTAGGAATCCCTCTCCAAGGCGATGAGATGTTGACGCGCTCCCATGGTCGTAAATCCAAGAATCTCTCCCACCTGGCGAGCCGTCATCCTTCCGTTTTTTTTCAGAAGGGTCAATATTTGGAGGGACGTGGATGGTTCTTTTTTCATTATTCCAAATACCGTAAACGAATTAAAAAAACATTAATGGAAATTTAATAAAAATCAAACCATTTTTGGGAAAATCTTGCCAAAATTGCATTGTTAGCTATCCCTTATCGCGCGATAGAGCGAAATCTGTCCTCTCCACCTCTTATCGATTCGTTGAGGGATAGTATTGCGCCGTTAAGGGATAAGCAAAAGAAAGCGAATTTTCGTCCCACCCTTCCATCAATCCCGCCCACGCATCGCCGGAAACGGGAATCCAAACGTCAATATCCTCGGACCAAGGCGATATCTCCAGCGGGAAAAGCAAAGGACGATTCGAGACGGAAACCGTCTCGTCCCACACGGAAACCGTCTCGTCCCACACGGCGATATAGAATTGGCCGGAAAGGGATGGATAGGGTAAAGGAAAAACGATGTGAATCATCCGCGGGAGAGCGATTTCCGTTCCGCTGGAGCCGACGTCAATCGCGATCGGCTCGCCGGTCTCGCCGGTAACGATTTTGGCCCCAGGCTCAGGATTTTGCTTGAGGATGATATTCCATTGGGAGGATTCGGTTTTTACATAGTGGATGTTTTCTTTTACCAGGGGAAAAGGTTCCATTTCCGGGCGATTGAGTATTTCGTCTACATGGACGCCGATCAATTTCGGCATAATATATTCTTCCGGCTGAGGTCCCAAACTGACTAGAAGGTTGATTTTTTTTCCGATGACAAGCCTCCGTCCATAGGGCGGATCCTGGAGAATCACCGTTCCTTTGGGATAGGTGGGATGGTAGACGAAGGCTCGTTGGCCCAATTCCAAACCTGCGCTGCGGATCATTCCCGATATCTCTTCCAGGCGGGCGTCGGTGAGATCAGGTATGAGGATTTCCTGAGGACCGGCGCTGACGGTGATCGCAACGCTGCGTCCCTTTTTAACGAACGTATCCGGATAGGGACGCTGTTCGATGACGATGCCCGGCGGGGCGTTGTCGCTGACGACTTCTTTGACCGGCAAATGGGGAATAAGCTCGTTCTCCACCAGCAATTCCACGGCTTCCGATTTGGTCAGGCCATACAACCGGGGAACCGTTACTTCTTCGCCGCGAATAAGATAATCCATTAGCCATATGCCGCCGCCTGCGATTCCGGCGACGAGCAGCCCTATAAACAATACAATCAAGAAAAATCCATTGATTAATCGCAGAATCGCTTTGGAGATTTTCTTTATCATTGATTTTTGACGAATTAGCTATTGCGGACGATTTTTGAGGCTCTTGCAAAACTATATTATTCCTCCCCCAAGCTTGGGGGAGGTTAGGAGGGGGTTGAGATAAGTTAAACAAAATCAACCCCCCTCTAACTCCCCCCAAGCTTGGGGGGAGAATGGAAAAGAAAATTATACCATTTTTGCAAGAACCTCTTTTGTTACGCTTTTTTATAGAGAAACAAAGAAATTATATCTTTTTCTTGCGCGCTTGGGAACATAATGAATGGGGTAAACGAAACAAAAAATGAGAAATAGCGATTTGAATATCTTATATCTCTACGTTATTCCTTCTTACGCAAACGGGCGGCGAAAGCGCCGTCCAGATTCCATCGTTGAGGAACGAGGCGCATCCATCCTTCCACTGCTGTGGTCTCGCATAAGGCTTCCGGTAAAAAAGGCGCCGCCGGTTCGATTTCATAGCTGGGATGACGGTTCAAAAAACGCTCAACGGTTTTCTCGTTTTCCTCTGGAGAGAGAGTGCAAGTAGAATAAACCAAAACGCCGCCCGGCTT includes:
- a CDS encoding metalloregulator ArsR/SmtB family transcription factor, whose protein sequence is MKKEPSTSLQILTLLKKNGRMTARQVGEILGFTTMGARQHLIALERDSYIESEFVRQKAGRPALYFKLSEKSDLFFPQSYSNFIVDLLRNLEELDGRDKIGKVLNYRREKLLKKYAPLLNGDDLKKKVETLTHLREEEGYMAEMEEEENYFILKEHNCPIHCVAENYPEICRNELELYRQLLNCPVERLEHLVQTEKACVYRIQKKKP
- a CDS encoding PASTA domain-containing protein, with product MIKKISKAILRLINGFFLIVLFIGLLVAGIAGGGIWLMDYLIRGEEVTVPRLYGLTKSEAVELLVENELIPHLPVKEVVSDNAPPGIVIEQRPYPDTFVKKGRSVAITVSAGPQEILIPDLTDARLEEISGMIRSAGLELGQRAFVYHPTYPKGTVILQDPPYGRRLVIGKKINLLVSLGPQPEEYIMPKLIGVHVDEILNRPEMEPFPLVKENIHYVKTESSQWNIILKQNPEPGAKIVTGETGEPIAIDVGSSGTEIALPRMIHIVFPLPYPSLSGQFYIAVWDETVSVWDETVSVSNRPLLFPLEISPWSEDIDVWIPVSGDAWAGLMEGWDENSLSFAYPLTAQYYPSTNR